The Pseudomonas sp. G2-4 genome window below encodes:
- a CDS encoding Re/Si-specific NAD(P)(+) transhydrogenase subunit alpha: MHIGVPLETQTGETRVAATPETIKKLIGQGHKVTVQSGAGIKASVIDSAYEAAGATIGSASEAFGAELILKVVAPSDSELTLIKSGTVLVGMLNPFNNETIAKLAECGITAFALEAAPRTSRAQSLDVLSSQANIAGYKAVLLAAHYYPRFMPMLMTAAGTVKAARVLILGAGVAGLQAIATAKRLGAVIEASDVRPAVKEQIESLGAKFVDVPYETDEERECAVGVGGYARPMPASWMQRQAQAVHERAKQADIVITTALIPGRKAPTLLSAETVAQMKPGSVVIDLAAAQGGNCPLTVADQVVIENGVTICGPTNLAGEVAADASALYARNLLDFLKLVFTKEGQFDVNLEDDIVAACLMCRDGQVIRKNA, from the coding sequence GTGCACATTGGTGTTCCCCTCGAAACCCAAACGGGTGAAACACGGGTTGCTGCTACCCCGGAAACCATCAAGAAACTGATCGGCCAAGGCCATAAAGTCACTGTTCAAAGCGGCGCCGGCATCAAGGCCAGCGTTATCGACAGTGCTTATGAAGCGGCGGGCGCAACCATTGGCAGTGCCAGTGAAGCGTTCGGTGCCGAACTGATCCTCAAGGTGGTTGCCCCCAGCGACAGCGAACTGACGTTGATCAAGAGCGGCACCGTTCTGGTGGGCATGCTCAACCCGTTCAACAACGAAACCATCGCCAAGCTGGCCGAATGTGGGATTACCGCTTTCGCCCTTGAGGCCGCGCCACGTACCTCCCGCGCCCAGAGCCTGGATGTGCTGTCGTCTCAAGCGAACATCGCCGGCTATAAAGCCGTGTTGTTGGCCGCTCATTACTATCCACGCTTCATGCCGATGCTGATGACCGCTGCGGGTACCGTGAAAGCGGCGCGCGTGCTGATTCTCGGTGCCGGCGTGGCCGGGCTGCAGGCGATTGCCACGGCCAAGCGCCTGGGTGCGGTGATCGAGGCTTCGGACGTGCGTCCGGCGGTGAAGGAACAAATCGAATCCCTCGGCGCCAAGTTCGTCGACGTGCCTTACGAAACCGACGAGGAGCGTGAGTGCGCCGTTGGCGTCGGCGGTTACGCCCGGCCCATGCCCGCGAGCTGGATGCAGCGTCAGGCCCAAGCCGTGCACGAGCGCGCCAAACAGGCCGACATTGTCATCACCACGGCGTTGATCCCGGGCCGCAAGGCGCCGACGTTGCTGAGCGCCGAAACCGTTGCGCAGATGAAGCCTGGCTCGGTGGTCATCGACCTCGCGGCAGCCCAGGGCGGTAACTGTCCGCTGACCGTGGCCGATCAGGTGGTGATCGAGAATGGCGTGACCATTTGCGGCCCGACCAACCTGGCCGGTGAAGTCGCGGCTGACGCTTCGGCGCTGTACGCGCGCAACCTGCTGGACTTCCTGAAGCTGGTCTTCACCAAGGAAGGTCAGTTCGACGTGAACCTGGAAGACGACATCGTCGCCGCGTGCCTGATGTGCCGCGACGGCCAAGTCATCCGTAAAAACGCCTAA
- a CDS encoding CaiB/BaiF CoA-transferase family protein — MGALSHLRVLDLSRVLAGPWAGQILADLGAEVIKVERPGNGDDTRAWGPPFLKDAYGENTTEAAYYLSANRNKQSVTIDFTRPEGQRLVRELAAKSDILIENFKVGGLAAYGLDYDSLKAANPQLIYCSITGFGQTGPYAKRAGYDFMIQGLGGLMSLTGRPEGDEGAGPVKVGVALTDILTGVYSTVAILAALAHREHAGGGQHIDMALLDVQVACLANQAMNYLTTGNAPKRLGNAHPNIVPYQDFPTADGDFILTVGNDGQFRKFAEVAGQPQWADDPRFATNKLRVANRAALIPLIRQATVFKTTAEWVAQLEQAGVPCGPINDLAQVFADPQVQARGLAMELPHALAGKVPQVANPIRLSETPVEYRSAPPLLGEHTLEVLQRVLGLDVAAVMALREARVL; from the coding sequence ATGGGCGCGCTTTCGCACCTGCGGGTATTGGATTTATCGAGGGTGTTGGCTGGGCCTTGGGCCGGACAGATCCTGGCTGACCTGGGGGCTGAGGTGATCAAGGTCGAGCGTCCTGGCAATGGTGACGATACGCGCGCCTGGGGCCCGCCGTTCCTGAAAGATGCCTATGGCGAGAATACGACCGAGGCGGCGTATTACTTGTCGGCCAATCGCAACAAGCAATCGGTGACCATTGATTTCACGCGTCCTGAGGGGCAGAGGCTGGTGCGGGAGTTGGCGGCCAAGTCCGACATCCTGATCGAGAACTTTAAAGTGGGTGGGTTGGCGGCCTATGGCTTGGACTACGACTCGCTAAAGGCGGCCAACCCGCAACTGATCTATTGCTCGATTACCGGGTTCGGTCAGACCGGTCCCTACGCCAAGCGTGCCGGGTATGACTTCATGATTCAGGGGCTGGGGGGCTTGATGAGCCTTACCGGACGGCCTGAAGGCGATGAGGGGGCGGGGCCCGTGAAGGTCGGGGTTGCGCTGACGGATATCCTTACGGGTGTTTATTCGACAGTTGCCATTCTGGCGGCACTGGCGCACCGCGAGCATGCGGGTGGTGGGCAGCATATCGATATGGCCTTGTTGGATGTTCAAGTGGCGTGCCTGGCCAATCAGGCGATGAACTACCTGACCACGGGCAATGCACCGAAGCGGCTGGGCAATGCCCATCCGAACATCGTGCCTTATCAGGATTTTCCTACGGCTGACGGTGACTTCATCCTTACTGTGGGGAATGACGGTCAGTTTCGAAAATTCGCCGAGGTGGCTGGCCAGCCCCAGTGGGCCGATGACCCGCGTTTCGCTACAAACAAATTGCGGGTGGCGAATCGAGCGGCATTGATCCCATTGATTCGCCAGGCGACGGTGTTCAAGACCACTGCCGAGTGGGTGGCTCAGTTGGAGCAGGCCGGGGTGCCCTGTGGGCCGATCAACGATCTGGCGCAGGTGTTTGCTGATCCTCAGGTACAAGCTCGTGGACTGGCGATGGAGTTGCCCCATGCGCTGGCGGGTAAAGTACCGCAGGTGGCCAACCCTATTCGGCTGTCCGAGACGCCGGTGGAATATCGCAGCGCCCCTCCTTTATTAGGGGAGCACACGCTGGAGGTGCTGCAGCGTGTGTTGGGGTTGGATGTGGCTGCGGTGATGGCGCTCAGGGAGGCGAGGGTTCTTTGA
- a CDS encoding NAD(P)(+) transhydrogenase (Re/Si-specific) subunit beta, producing MSMNLVTTLYLIASICFIQALKGLSHPTTSRRGNLFGMLGMALAVLTTVGLIYKLGAELATAGIGYVIVGLLVGGTAGSIMAKRVEMTKMPELVAFMHSMIGLAAVFIAIAAVVEPQSLGIVKQLGDSIPAGNRLELFLGAAIGAITFSGSVIAFGKLSGKYKFRLFQGAPVQFGGQHKLNLILGLATLGLGLTFMFTGNLGAFALMLALAFVLGVLIIIPIGGADMPVVVSMLNSYSGWAAAGIGFSLNNSMLIIAGSLVGSSGAILSYIMCKAMNRSFFNVLLGGFGNTPDAAGPAGSKEARPVKSGSADDATFLLTNADTVIIVPGYGLAVARAQHALKELTEKLTHRGVTVKYAIHPVAGRMPGHMNVLLAEAEVPYDQVFEMEDINSEFGQADVVLVLGANDVVNPAAKNDPKSPIAGMPILEAFKAKTIIVNKRSMASGYAGLDNELFYLDKTMMVFGDAKKVIEDMVKAVE from the coding sequence ATGAGCATGAACCTGGTAACGACGCTCTACCTGATCGCGTCGATCTGCTTCATCCAGGCCCTCAAAGGCCTGTCGCACCCCACCACGTCGCGCCGTGGCAACCTGTTCGGCATGCTCGGCATGGCGCTGGCGGTGCTCACTACCGTGGGTCTCATCTATAAGCTGGGCGCTGAGCTTGCGACCGCCGGTATCGGCTACGTCATCGTCGGCCTGCTGGTCGGCGGCACCGCCGGTTCGATCATGGCCAAGCGTGTCGAGATGACCAAGATGCCGGAGCTGGTCGCATTCATGCACAGCATGATCGGCCTGGCTGCGGTGTTCATCGCCATTGCCGCCGTCGTCGAGCCACAGTCCCTGGGTATCGTCAAGCAGCTGGGTGATTCGATCCCGGCCGGTAACCGCCTGGAGCTGTTCCTCGGGGCAGCCATTGGTGCAATCACCTTCTCCGGTTCGGTTATCGCGTTCGGCAAACTCTCGGGCAAGTACAAGTTCCGCCTGTTCCAAGGCGCACCGGTACAGTTTGGCGGCCAGCACAAGCTCAACCTGATCCTGGGCCTTGCCACGCTGGGCTTGGGCCTGACCTTCATGTTCACGGGCAATCTAGGCGCGTTCGCCTTGATGCTGGCCCTGGCCTTTGTGCTGGGCGTGCTGATCATCATCCCAATCGGCGGCGCGGACATGCCGGTAGTAGTGTCGATGCTCAACAGTTATTCCGGTTGGGCCGCAGCGGGTATCGGCTTCTCGCTGAACAACTCGATGCTGATCATTGCCGGTTCGCTGGTGGGTTCGAGCGGTGCGATCCTGTCGTACATCATGTGCAAGGCGATGAACCGTTCGTTCTTCAACGTACTGCTCGGCGGTTTCGGTAACACGCCAGATGCCGCTGGCCCAGCTGGCTCAAAAGAAGCCCGTCCGGTGAAATCCGGCTCTGCAGACGACGCGACGTTCCTGCTGACCAACGCCGACACGGTGATCATCGTCCCAGGCTATGGCCTTGCGGTGGCCCGCGCGCAACACGCACTGAAAGAGCTGACAGAGAAGCTGACCCATCGCGGGGTGACCGTTAAATACGCGATCCACCCGGTAGCGGGTCGCATGCCTGGACACATGAACGTGCTGCTGGCCGAGGCCGAAGTGCCTTACGACCAGGTGTTCGAGATGGAAGACATCAACTCCGAATTCGGTCAGGCCGACGTGGTGCTGGTGCTAGGCGCCAACGACGTGGTCAACCCGGCGGCGAAGAACGATCCGAAGTCGCCGATTGCCGGCATGCCGATCCTCGAGGCCTTCAAGGCCAAGACCATCATCGTCAACAAGCGCTCGATGGCCAGCGGCTATGCCGGTCTGGACAACGAGCTGTTCTATCTCGACAAGACCATGATGGTGTTCGGTGACGCCAAGAAGGTCATCGAAGACATGGTCAAAGCAGTGGAATA
- a CDS encoding NAD(P) transhydrogenase subunit alpha, producing the protein MEELISPGIYNLIIFVLAIYVGYHVVWNVTPALHTPLMAVTNAISAIVIVGAMLAAALTVTPLGKTMGTLAVALAAVNVFGGFLVTRRMLEMFKKKAPKAVKEEAPK; encoded by the coding sequence ATGGAAGAGCTTATCTCCCCCGGTATCTACAACCTGATCATCTTCGTGCTGGCGATTTATGTCGGTTACCACGTGGTCTGGAACGTGACACCAGCATTGCACACGCCGTTGATGGCGGTGACCAACGCCATTTCGGCGATCGTGATCGTCGGCGCCATGCTCGCCGCCGCGCTGACCGTGACGCCACTGGGCAAGACCATGGGCACCCTCGCCGTAGCCCTGGCCGCCGTAAACGTGTTCGGCGGCTTCCTGGTGACGCGCCGCATGCTTGAAATGTTCAAGAAAAAAGCCCCGAAAGCCGTAAAAGAAGAGGCGCCCAAGTAA
- a CDS encoding acyl-CoA dehydrogenase → MAGKASFNWIDPLLLDQQLTEEERMIRDTAEQFAQQKLAPRVLEAFRHEKTDPAIFREMGEVGLLGATIPEEYGGSGLNYVSYGLIAREVERVDSGYRSMMSVQSSLVMVPINEFGTEAQKQKYLPKLASGEWIGCFGLTEPNHGSDPGAMITRARKVEGGYSLTGSKMWITNSPIADVFVVWGKDDAGDIRGFVLEKGWKGLSAPAIHGKVGLRASITGEIVMDNVFVPEENIFPDVRGLKGPFTCLNSARYGISWGALGAAEFCWHTARQYTLDRQQFGRPLAATQLIQKKLADMQTEITLALQGCLRLGRMKDEGTAAVEITSIMKRNSCGKSLDIARMARDMLGGNGISDEFGIARHLVNLEVVNTYEGTHDVHALILGRAQTGIQAFY, encoded by the coding sequence ATGGCCGGTAAAGCGAGCTTCAACTGGATCGATCCATTGTTGCTGGACCAGCAGCTCACCGAAGAAGAACGCATGATTCGCGACACTGCCGAGCAGTTCGCCCAGCAAAAGCTCGCACCGCGGGTACTGGAAGCGTTCCGCCATGAGAAAACCGACCCGGCGATCTTCCGTGAGATGGGTGAGGTAGGGTTGCTGGGAGCAACCATCCCTGAAGAATACGGCGGCAGTGGGCTGAACTATGTCAGCTATGGCCTGATCGCCCGCGAAGTGGAGCGCGTCGACTCCGGCTATCGCTCGATGATGAGCGTGCAATCCTCGCTGGTCATGGTGCCGATCAATGAATTTGGCACCGAGGCGCAAAAACAGAAGTACCTGCCGAAGCTGGCTTCCGGTGAATGGATCGGCTGCTTCGGTCTGACCGAGCCGAACCATGGTTCCGATCCTGGCGCGATGATTACTCGTGCCCGCAAGGTGGAAGGCGGCTACAGCCTGACGGGCAGCAAGATGTGGATCACCAACAGTCCGATTGCCGATGTATTTGTCGTCTGGGGCAAAGACGACGCGGGTGATATCCGCGGCTTCGTACTCGAGAAAGGCTGGAAAGGCCTGAGTGCGCCGGCCATTCACGGCAAGGTCGGCCTGCGTGCTTCGATCACGGGCGAGATCGTCATGGACAACGTGTTCGTTCCGGAAGAAAACATCTTCCCGGATGTACGTGGCCTGAAGGGACCGTTTACTTGTCTGAACTCGGCGCGCTACGGCATCTCCTGGGGCGCCTTGGGGGCCGCCGAGTTCTGCTGGCATACCGCTCGCCAATACACGCTGGACCGGCAGCAGTTCGGTCGTCCTTTGGCTGCCACCCAGTTGATCCAAAAGAAACTGGCTGACATGCAGACTGAAATCACCCTGGCCTTGCAAGGATGCCTGCGTCTGGGGCGTATGAAAGATGAGGGCACGGCCGCGGTTGAAATTACCTCGATCATGAAGCGCAACTCCTGCGGCAAATCCCTGGATATCGCGCGTATGGCCCGGGACATGCTGGGCGGCAACGGTATCTCCGACGAGTTTGGCATCGCTCGTCATCTCGTGAACCTGGAGGTGGTGAACACCTACGAAGGCACCCACGACGTTCATGCGCTCATCCTTGGGCGTGCGCAAACCGGTATCCAGGCGTTCTATTAA
- a CDS encoding LysR family transcriptional regulator, giving the protein MRRKIPSTAALVSFEAAARHESFTKAAQELSLTQGAICRQIASLEDFLSVELFRRSRRGVKLTEAGLSYSRRIATQLDAVERDTLSVMGHTGANVIELAVVPTFGTQWLLPRLKDFQQQHPEVTVNLTNRTRPFLFADTEFDAAIYFGDADWSGTESHKLMGENPMPVCSPALLGNQNSLTAQTIAELPLLQQTTRPYAWRQWFNSQNLNIARDLTGPRYELFSMLAQAAMHDMGIALIPPFLIQRELAEKRLVVANRNALSSLKAYYLMIPERKVESASLRAFRDWLVSEAMSYHID; this is encoded by the coding sequence ATGCGCCGTAAAATCCCCAGCACCGCCGCCCTGGTCAGTTTTGAGGCCGCCGCGCGCCACGAGAGCTTCACCAAGGCCGCGCAAGAGCTTTCTCTGACGCAAGGGGCTATTTGCCGACAGATTGCCAGCCTGGAAGATTTCCTCAGCGTGGAGCTGTTCCGACGCTCAAGACGCGGAGTCAAACTGACCGAAGCGGGCCTTTCCTATAGCCGTCGGATTGCCACCCAACTGGACGCCGTGGAGCGCGATACGCTTTCGGTGATGGGGCACACCGGCGCGAATGTGATCGAACTGGCCGTGGTGCCCACGTTCGGCACGCAATGGCTGTTACCACGCCTCAAGGATTTCCAGCAGCAGCACCCGGAAGTCACCGTAAACCTGACCAACCGCACACGCCCCTTTCTTTTTGCGGATACGGAGTTTGATGCTGCCATCTATTTCGGTGATGCGGACTGGTCCGGTACCGAATCCCACAAGCTGATGGGCGAAAATCCAATGCCGGTATGCAGCCCCGCCCTACTTGGCAACCAGAACAGTCTGACAGCGCAAACCATCGCCGAACTGCCCTTGCTACAACAAACCACTCGCCCGTATGCCTGGCGTCAATGGTTCAACTCACAGAACCTGAACATCGCACGCGACCTGACAGGCCCGCGTTATGAACTATTCTCCATGCTTGCCCAAGCGGCCATGCATGACATGGGGATTGCGTTGATCCCGCCCTTTTTGATTCAGCGGGAGCTGGCAGAGAAGCGTCTGGTCGTTGCCAACCGCAACGCACTGTCGAGTCTCAAGGCCTATTACCTGATGATTCCCGAGCGAAAGGTGGAATCCGCCTCTCTTCGGGCTTTTCGTGACTGGCTTGTGAGCGAAGCAATGAGCTATCACATTGATTAA